Proteins encoded in a region of the Clostridium beijerinckii genome:
- the carB gene encoding carbamoyl-phosphate synthase large subunit, translated as MPLNKDIKKVLVIGSGPIVIGQAAEFDYSGTQACEALKSEGIEVVLVNSNPATIMTDKEVADKVYLEPLTLEFVEKVIAKERPDSLLAGMGGQTGLNLAVELHDSGILEKYNVKVIGTSIASIKEGEDRELFRDMMNRIGEPVIKSEIVTDLAAGLEFANKIGYPVIVRPAYTLGGSGGGIADDEEQLKTILESGLQLSTIGQVLLEKSVKGWKEVEYEVMRDSYGNCITVCNMENIDPVGIHTGDSIVVAPSQTLSDKEYQMLRTASINIINAVGIEGGCNVQFSLNPNSFEYAVIEINPRVSRSSALASKATGYPIAKLAAKIALGYGLDEIKNAVTQKTYACFEPTLDYVVVKIPKWPFDKFFGADRELGTKMMATGEIMAIGANFEQAFLKGIRSLEIGKYSLDHNKFKEYSISKLKSIVMKPDDERIFALAEMIRRDYMIDRINKITGIDMFFLEKIKWIVEEEQRLKLSKIEDLDKEWLHHLKKKGFSDKAIADMLKVSPDDVYRLRDIWSIKPSYKMVDTCGGEFEALSPYYYSTYEQYDEVEVSNNKKVIVIGSGPIRIGQGIEFDYASVHCVKALKKLGIETIIVNNNPETVSTDFDVSDKLYFEPLTEEDVLNIIEKEKPDGVILQFGGQTAIKLANFLKEQNIVTLGTTADQIDMAEDREKFDELLERLGISRPKGKGIWSLEEGLEEARRLKFPVLVRPSYVIGGQGMEITHDEEELTYYLENAFAKDSKNPILIDKYLMGREIEVDAISDGEDILIPGIMEHLERAGVHSGDSVTMYPSQNISDKIKADVLEYTKKLALAIGIKGMINIQFIEFEGELYVIEVNPRASRTVPYISKVSGVPIVDLATQVMLGAKLKDLGYGIDVYKEPELVSVKVPVFSTQKLPNVEVSLGPEMRSTGEVLGVGRNIKEALYKGFVGAYMYPSKEKGKILATINKHDKAEFLPIAKDLASVGYKFIATSGTCALLKEAGIEVEEIRKIDEEEPNILDIVKNREVDLVVNTPTKGNDSKRDGFLIRRAAVERNLGVITALDTLRAIADVELEKFDENKDLEVFNIAK; from the coding sequence ATGCCATTAAATAAAGATATAAAAAAAGTTTTAGTTATAGGATCAGGTCCGATAGTCATAGGTCAAGCAGCAGAGTTCGATTACTCTGGAACTCAAGCTTGTGAAGCATTAAAATCAGAAGGTATAGAAGTTGTACTTGTAAATTCAAACCCTGCAACAATAATGACTGATAAAGAAGTTGCAGATAAAGTTTATTTAGAGCCATTAACATTGGAATTTGTTGAAAAAGTAATAGCTAAGGAAAGACCAGACAGCTTACTTGCAGGAATGGGTGGTCAAACAGGGCTTAACCTCGCAGTAGAATTACATGATTCTGGTATATTAGAAAAATACAATGTAAAAGTAATCGGAACCTCTATTGCATCAATTAAAGAAGGTGAAGATAGAGAGTTATTTAGAGATATGATGAATAGAATTGGGGAACCAGTTATAAAGAGTGAAATTGTAACTGACTTGGCTGCAGGTTTGGAGTTTGCTAATAAGATTGGTTATCCAGTTATAGTTAGACCAGCTTATACATTAGGAGGATCTGGCGGTGGTATCGCTGATGATGAAGAACAGCTTAAAACCATATTAGAATCAGGACTTCAGTTAAGCACAATTGGTCAAGTTCTACTTGAAAAGAGTGTTAAGGGTTGGAAAGAAGTAGAGTACGAAGTAATGAGAGACTCTTATGGAAACTGTATTACTGTATGTAATATGGAAAATATAGATCCAGTTGGTATACACACTGGAGATAGTATAGTTGTAGCTCCATCACAAACTCTTTCAGATAAAGAATATCAAATGCTTAGAACAGCATCAATAAATATAATAAATGCAGTTGGAATTGAAGGTGGATGTAATGTACAGTTTTCATTAAATCCAAATAGTTTTGAATATGCAGTTATAGAAATAAATCCGAGAGTTTCAAGAAGTTCAGCACTAGCATCAAAAGCAACAGGATATCCTATTGCAAAACTTGCTGCTAAAATAGCTCTTGGATATGGATTAGACGAAATAAAAAATGCTGTTACACAAAAAACATATGCGTGTTTCGAACCAACACTTGATTATGTTGTAGTAAAAATACCAAAATGGCCTTTCGATAAATTCTTTGGTGCTGACAGAGAACTTGGAACAAAAATGATGGCAACTGGCGAAATTATGGCTATTGGAGCTAATTTTGAGCAAGCGTTCTTAAAAGGAATTAGAAGTTTAGAAATAGGGAAATATTCATTAGATCATAATAAATTTAAAGAATATAGTATTTCAAAATTAAAGAGCATAGTAATGAAACCAGATGATGAAAGAATCTTTGCATTAGCTGAGATGATAAGAAGAGATTACATGATAGATAGAATAAATAAAATTACTGGAATCGATATGTTCTTCTTAGAAAAAATAAAGTGGATAGTTGAAGAAGAACAAAGATTAAAATTAAGTAAAATAGAAGATTTAGATAAGGAATGGTTACATCATTTAAAGAAAAAAGGTTTTTCTGATAAAGCTATAGCTGATATGTTAAAGGTTAGCCCAGACGATGTATACAGATTAAGAGACATATGGAGTATAAAGCCTTCATATAAAATGGTTGATACTTGTGGAGGAGAATTTGAAGCATTATCTCCATATTATTACTCAACTTATGAGCAATATGATGAAGTAGAAGTATCAAATAATAAAAAAGTTATAGTTATAGGTTCAGGTCCAATAAGAATAGGGCAAGGTATTGAATTCGACTACGCTTCAGTACATTGCGTAAAAGCGCTAAAGAAACTTGGAATTGAAACTATTATAGTTAATAATAACCCAGAAACAGTAAGTACTGATTTTGATGTATCAGATAAATTATATTTTGAGCCATTAACAGAAGAAGATGTTTTAAATATAATAGAAAAAGAAAAGCCAGATGGTGTAATACTTCAATTTGGTGGTCAAACAGCTATTAAGCTTGCAAACTTCTTAAAAGAACAAAATATAGTAACACTTGGAACTACAGCAGATCAAATAGATATGGCTGAAGATAGAGAAAAGTTTGATGAATTACTAGAGAGATTAGGAATATCAAGACCAAAAGGTAAAGGAATATGGTCTTTAGAAGAAGGATTAGAAGAAGCTAGGAGATTAAAGTTCCCAGTACTTGTTAGACCTTCATATGTAATTGGTGGTCAAGGGATGGAAATAACTCATGATGAAGAAGAGTTAACATACTATTTAGAAAATGCTTTCGCTAAAGATAGCAAAAATCCAATACTTATAGATAAATATCTAATGGGTAGAGAAATAGAAGTAGATGCTATATCAGATGGAGAGGATATTTTAATACCTGGTATTATGGAGCACCTAGAAAGAGCTGGAGTTCATTCGGGGGATAGTGTAACTATGTACCCAAGCCAAAATATCTCTGATAAAATTAAAGCTGATGTATTAGAGTATACTAAAAAATTAGCATTAGCAATTGGGATAAAGGGTATGATAAATATTCAATTCATAGAATTTGAAGGAGAATTATATGTAATTGAAGTTAATCCAAGAGCATCAAGAACAGTCCCATATATAAGTAAGGTAAGTGGAGTTCCAATAGTAGATTTAGCTACACAAGTAATGCTTGGCGCTAAATTAAAGGACTTGGGATATGGAATAGATGTATATAAAGAACCTGAACTAGTTTCAGTTAAAGTTCCAGTGTTCTCAACTCAAAAATTACCTAATGTTGAAGTAAGCTTAGGACCTGAAATGAGATCAACAGGAGAAGTTTTAGGAGTTGGTAGAAACATAAAAGAAGCACTTTACAAAGGATTTGTTGGAGCATATATGTATCCTTCAAAGGAAAAAGGAAAAATACTTGCTACAATAAATAAGCATGATAAAGCAGAATTCCTACCAATAGCAAAAGATTTAGCATCAGTAGGATACAAATTTATTGCAACATCCGGAACTTGCGCTTTATTGAAGGAAGCAGGTATAGAAGTAGAAGAAATAAGAAAGATAGATGAAGAAGAACCAAATATTTTAGATATAGTTAAAAACAGAGAAGTAGACTTAGTTGTAAATACTCCAACAAAAGGAAATGATTCAAAAAGAGACGGTTTCTTAATAAGAAGAGCAGCAGTTGAGAGGAACTTAGGAGTAATTACCGCATTAGATACATTAAGAGCCATTGCAGATGTTGAACTTGAGAAGTTTGATGAGAATAAGGATTTAGAAGTATTCAATATAGCAAAATAA
- a CDS encoding HD-GYP domain-containing protein, with protein MRLIPIECVRENSLLGKDIYTPDGRCLLRAGILLNDIMLQKIKEYKIFSLYIIDDYSSAEIEDVIKPELRQKSISVIKETFSDIERIASVHKFEKRSISEYTKQEQQYFNSITNIAEELLDNVLSNKNILISLVDIKSMDNYTYAHCVNVAVISLILGISLNLSKRNLTYLCIGALIHDIGKSFIPSEILQKPGKLTPEEFEVIKNHSLYGYKFLNNFFSLSSHIKLIVLQHHERFDGLGYPNSISGNKISYLARIVSIADVYDALTSDRPYKRAMCPSDALEYLMSNAGTLFDHDMLNVFCKIVIPFPQGTIVSLSNGDIGVVEETMPNFPLRPTIKILKSDYPNKVGSKVNLIENLSIVISDIKYEI; from the coding sequence ATGCGATTAATTCCAATTGAATGTGTAAGAGAAAATTCATTGCTAGGCAAAGACATATACACCCCTGATGGTAGATGTCTACTTAGAGCTGGTATTCTGTTAAACGATATTATGTTACAAAAAATTAAGGAATATAAAATATTCTCTTTATATATAATTGATGACTATAGTTCTGCTGAAATTGAAGATGTTATAAAGCCAGAATTAAGACAAAAGTCTATATCTGTAATTAAAGAAACATTCTCTGATATAGAAAGAATAGCTTCTGTTCATAAATTTGAAAAGAGAAGTATTAGTGAGTATACAAAGCAAGAACAACAATATTTCAATTCAATTACTAATATAGCAGAAGAGTTATTAGACAATGTTTTATCAAATAAAAATATACTGATTTCTTTAGTTGATATAAAGAGCATGGATAATTATACTTATGCTCATTGTGTAAATGTTGCTGTAATATCACTTATACTTGGAATCAGCTTAAATTTATCTAAGCGTAATCTAACTTATCTCTGCATTGGTGCGCTAATTCATGATATAGGAAAATCATTTATTCCAAGTGAAATTCTTCAAAAGCCAGGTAAATTAACACCTGAAGAATTTGAAGTGATAAAAAATCATTCTCTATATGGATATAAATTTTTGAATAACTTTTTTAGTTTAAGTTCTCATATCAAGCTTATAGTTCTGCAACATCATGAAAGATTTGATGGATTAGGTTACCCTAATAGTATATCTGGCAATAAAATTAGCTATCTCGCTAGAATTGTAAGTATTGCAGATGTTTATGATGCATTAACTTCTGACAGACCTTATAAAAGAGCTATGTGTCCTAGTGATGCACTCGAATACTTAATGTCAAATGCCGGAACACTCTTTGATCATGATATGCTTAACGTATTCTGTAAGATTGTTATCCCGTTCCCTCAAGGAACAATTGTAAGCCTTAGTAATGGTGATATAGGAGTAGTTGAGGAGACTATGCCTAACTTTCCATTAAGACCAACTATAAAAATACTTAAAAGCGATTATCCCAATAAAGTTGGTTCTAAAGTAAATTTAATAGAGAATCTTTCAATTGTTATTTCAGATATAAAATATGAAATATAA
- the murI gene encoding glutamate racemase, with translation MNIKTDPIGFFDSGVGGLSVMREAVSIMPNENFIYFGDSKNAPYGTKKVSEVRDLTIDAVEFLLSKNVKAVVIACNTATSAAIEEIRSKYKQMSIIGIEPALKPAVKLNRKGQIIIMATPMTLREKKFKLLMDKYKNEADIISLPCAGLVEFIEQGIVEGEDLEYYLKEKFKSYLDNDISSIVLGCTHYPFIKKALSNVIGEEIPLIDGGLGTAQELKRKLIESGLLNDSKEKGNIEICNSINDDKVIDFCYSLINFKI, from the coding sequence TTGAATATAAAAACTGACCCCATAGGATTTTTTGATTCAGGGGTAGGAGGTTTAAGCGTGATGAGAGAAGCAGTATCTATCATGCCTAATGAAAACTTTATATATTTCGGAGATTCAAAGAATGCACCCTATGGAACTAAGAAAGTAAGTGAGGTAAGAGATCTTACAATTGATGCTGTGGAGTTTTTACTAAGTAAAAATGTTAAAGCGGTTGTGATAGCCTGCAATACTGCAACTAGTGCAGCAATAGAAGAGATTAGAAGTAAATATAAACAGATGTCTATAATAGGAATAGAGCCAGCATTAAAGCCAGCTGTTAAGTTAAATAGAAAAGGTCAAATAATAATAATGGCAACGCCTATGACATTGAGAGAAAAGAAATTTAAATTATTAATGGATAAATATAAAAATGAGGCTGATATAATATCATTACCATGTGCAGGGCTAGTAGAATTTATAGAACAGGGAATAGTAGAGGGCGAAGATCTAGAGTATTACTTAAAGGAAAAGTTCAAAAGTTACTTAGATAATGATATAAGCTCCATAGTTCTTGGATGTACTCATTATCCATTTATAAAAAAGGCTTTATCAAATGTTATTGGAGAGGAAATACCTCTTATTGATGGTGGATTGGGTACTGCTCAAGAATTGAAGAGGAAATTAATTGAAAGTGGTTTACTAAATGATTCCAAAGAAAAGGGGAATATAGAAATTTGTAATTCAATAAATGATGATAAAGTGATAGATTTTTGTTATAGTTTAATTAATTTTAAAATATAA
- a CDS encoding peptidylprolyl isomerase, which produces MKNPIITMTMENGGVIKAELYPEVAPNTVRNFVDLINRGFYDGLIFHRVIPNFMIQGGCPEGTGIGGPGYSIKGEFTGNGFKNTLKHTRGVLSMARAMHPDSAGSQFFIMVADAPHLDGQYASFGKVIEGMDVADKIVAQKADMSDRPYEDQVIKSVTVDMQGEEIKEPEIIEE; this is translated from the coding sequence ATGAAGAATCCAATTATTACGATGACTATGGAAAATGGTGGAGTTATAAAAGCAGAATTATATCCTGAGGTAGCACCAAATACAGTGAGAAATTTTGTAGACTTAATCAATAGAGGATTTTATGATGGTTTAATATTTCATAGAGTTATTCCAAATTTCATGATTCAAGGGGGATGCCCAGAAGGAACAGGTATTGGTGGTCCAGGATATTCAATAAAGGGAGAGTTTACAGGCAATGGTTTTAAGAATACTTTAAAACATACAAGAGGAGTATTATCAATGGCTAGAGCTATGCATCCAGATTCAGCAGGAAGCCAATTTTTCATTATGGTAGCTGATGCTCCACATTTAGATGGCCAGTATGCATCATTTGGTAAGGTTATTGAAGGAATGGATGTAGCCGATAAGATTGTTGCACAAAAAGCTGATATGTCAGATAGGCCTTATGAAGATCAAGTAATAAAAAGTGTTACAGTAGATATGCAAGGGGAAGAAATAAAAGAGCCTGAAATAATTGAAGAGTAA
- a CDS encoding DUF3783 domain-containing protein produces MATNNKCILAYGLKEDEIKKIKSQNIKVIEINNNMTLMTLEDIINGNKNEDSYDEMQLSEKALIFNGFKDEQLKVTIRYIRSFIQGGVLAVSTAQNYKWTFKYLLEHLIEEREWYKEQQKGRK; encoded by the coding sequence ATGGCTACAAATAATAAATGTATATTAGCGTATGGATTAAAAGAGGATGAAATTAAGAAAATTAAGAGTCAGAATATTAAAGTTATAGAAATTAATAATAATATGACTTTAATGACATTAGAAGATATAATTAATGGAAACAAAAATGAAGATTCTTACGATGAAATGCAGTTGAGTGAAAAGGCACTAATTTTCAATGGATTTAAGGATGAACAATTGAAAGTTACTATTAGATATATTAGAAGCTTTATTCAAGGTGGAGTACTTGCTGTATCTACAGCACAGAATTACAAGTGGACTTTTAAATATCTATTAGAGCACTTAATTGAGGAAAGAGAATGGTATAAAGAACAACAAAAGGGGAGAAAGTAA
- a CDS encoding helix-turn-helix domain-containing protein, producing MSRVGENIKQAREKSGLTVKALAKKLGVAEKYLNEVEMGRKVAPESLIDKAGKVLKADLNDISMVVTDEVLMEERKTLKEIPKRNVESSEIWTDAFSSVLRSVPIYDYSLSNKKGSKEMPIHSNKIENYPQDKVFYLEIEDDEMNGFRMLKGDVAFAHAVKDISNSGFFLIDYKGKRKVRQIKVLGNSKLLLVSNAGSLLTETMELKEVDVIAKLERLEITL from the coding sequence GTGAGTCGTGTAGGAGAAAATATAAAACAAGCTAGAGAAAAGAGCGGACTTACAGTTAAAGCTTTAGCTAAAAAACTGGGTGTAGCAGAAAAATATTTAAATGAAGTTGAAATGGGAAGAAAAGTTGCACCTGAATCATTAATAGATAAAGCAGGCAAGGTATTAAAAGCTGATTTAAATGATATAAGCATGGTTGTTACAGATGAAGTATTGATGGAAGAAAGAAAAACTTTAAAGGAAATTCCTAAAAGAAATGTAGAAAGTTCAGAAATTTGGACAGATGCTTTCTCATCAGTACTTAGAAGTGTTCCAATATATGATTATTCACTATCTAATAAAAAGGGTTCTAAAGAGATGCCTATTCATTCAAATAAAATCGAGAATTATCCTCAAGATAAAGTATTTTATTTAGAAATTGAAGATGATGAAATGAATGGATTTAGAATGCTAAAGGGTGATGTTGCATTTGCACATGCTGTGAAGGATATAAGTAATAGCGGATTTTTCTTAATAGATTATAAGGGGAAAAGAAAAGTAAGACAAATAAAGGTATTAGGTAATTCTAAATTACTTTTAGTAAGCAATGCTGGAAGTCTTCTTACTGAAACCATGGAATTAAAAGAAGTAGATGTAATTGCTAAATTAGAAAGACTAGAGATTACATTATAA
- a CDS encoding S8 family serine peptidase → MPELETQISSKVDASIGLLTNVPKAILDELGYKYQSQGNNVELTILYRDTQEQTKSFVESLGGTFQDLGFNFAVVNIPRDKLEQLSMSNSIQYIELPKNLYEQDQESNRASCILQLAPDFDVSGEGVLVGFVDSGIDYTHPAFMDSTGTSTRIEYIYDLSTGGNVYNKQMINEAIKSNNPFSVVPSIDNSGHGTHVAGIACAGGRINPMYRGVAPNSSIAMVKAARGTAILSSQIMQGIKFLIDKGKELNMPLVISISLSTNDGAHDGSSLLEQYIRTISNLERVSIVIAAGNEGDAGHHVGGQLVKTQRQIFNIASEERSIVMNFYKTILPNISVNIINPTSQGTGNINIQEGYIQGTIGSDRYDIYVSGPKPFELNSEIRIILSARSGFLVEGVWTLEINVTNEYLGAYSIWLPVLEGLNPATKFLEPNQYNTLGIPATVDNIIAVGSYNYRTNNLSSFSGRGAQDQNIVRPDLVAPGEDIAGPVPNGGYDNKTGTSMATPQVAGICALMMQWGIVKGNDPYLFGQRLKYYLLRGARRRRTDVTYPNPSWGYGEVCIFNSLRALQNDLNAILTRGNINSRDIQVTNSIPNKYNILRKNIKREVMENTSSGNTSTNIGRLKIQCFRGEDYIPIDGARITVRTPQGSENVNSIQLVTDSVGLTQIIELAAPPLEYSLNPNSNQVPYSLYDITVERDGFNPIVIRGCQVFPTQVAYQICNLTSNSGRGMMRQEVINIQPNTLNGNFPPKIPEDPEKQLPLPSSGVVLPQPIVPEYIIVHQGGPNDPSAPNYKVPFKDYIKNVASSEIYSTWNESAIRANIFCIVSFTLNRIYTEWYRGKGKNFDITSSTAYDHAFNYGRNIYDSISAIVDEIFSTYIRRVGAKQPLLTQYCDGKSVTCPQWLSQWGSQQLAQQGMVPYDILRNYYGNDIELTTAEKVSGSPQSYPGEPLTIGSSGPAVRTIQNQLNRIARNYPLIPKVAEDGQFNQKTADAVKTFQQIFTLPQTGVVDYATWYRISDIYVGVSRIAELRDSSNLRSTLGMNEFIPPIIPGLDNKRGIPKFYY, encoded by the coding sequence ATGCCTGAATTGGAGACGCAAATATCTTCAAAGGTAGATGCATCAATAGGATTATTAACTAATGTTCCAAAAGCTATATTAGATGAGTTGGGTTATAAGTATCAGAGTCAGGGTAACAATGTGGAGCTCACTATTTTATATAGAGATACTCAAGAACAAACAAAATCATTTGTTGAAAGCTTAGGAGGAACTTTTCAGGATTTGGGATTTAACTTTGCTGTTGTTAATATACCCAGAGATAAATTAGAACAGTTATCAATGAGTAATTCTATTCAATATATAGAATTACCAAAGAACTTATATGAGCAAGACCAAGAAAGTAATAGGGCATCCTGTATACTTCAATTGGCTCCAGATTTTGATGTTTCAGGCGAAGGGGTATTAGTCGGGTTTGTAGATTCGGGGATAGATTATACTCACCCTGCCTTTATGGATTCCACCGGAACATCCACTAGAATAGAGTACATTTATGATTTAAGTACAGGGGGAAATGTATATAATAAGCAAATGATAAATGAAGCAATAAAATCCAATAATCCCTTCTCAGTAGTTCCATCAATAGACAATAGTGGACATGGAACTCACGTTGCAGGAATCGCATGTGCTGGGGGAAGAATAAATCCGATGTATAGAGGAGTAGCTCCTAATTCGTCTATAGCAATGGTTAAAGCTGCTAGGGGAACTGCAATCCTAAGCTCTCAGATTATGCAGGGAATCAAATTTCTTATAGATAAAGGTAAAGAACTGAATATGCCGCTAGTTATTAGCATTAGTCTTAGCACTAATGATGGAGCACACGATGGAAGCAGCTTACTAGAGCAATACATTAGGACGATATCTAATTTAGAAAGAGTATCTATTGTTATTGCGGCAGGAAATGAAGGTGATGCAGGTCATCATGTTGGCGGGCAATTAGTTAAAACACAAAGGCAAATTTTTAATATAGCAAGCGAAGAAAGATCAATAGTAATGAATTTTTATAAGACAATATTGCCTAATATATCAGTTAATATAATAAATCCAACAAGCCAAGGAACTGGAAATATTAATATACAAGAAGGTTATATCCAAGGAACAATAGGGAGTGATAGATATGATATATATGTATCTGGACCTAAACCTTTTGAATTGAATAGTGAAATCAGAATAATTCTTTCTGCTAGATCTGGCTTTCTTGTTGAAGGTGTATGGACATTAGAAATAAATGTTACGAATGAATACTTAGGAGCATATTCAATATGGCTTCCAGTTTTAGAAGGATTAAATCCTGCAACTAAGTTTTTAGAACCTAATCAATATAATACGCTTGGCATACCAGCAACAGTAGATAATATAATAGCTGTAGGAAGTTATAATTATAGAACCAATAATTTATCATCATTCAGTGGAAGAGGTGCACAAGATCAGAATATAGTAAGACCTGATTTAGTAGCTCCAGGAGAGGATATTGCAGGGCCGGTACCAAATGGTGGATATGATAATAAAACAGGTACATCAATGGCTACTCCTCAAGTGGCTGGAATATGTGCATTAATGATGCAATGGGGAATAGTTAAAGGAAATGATCCATATTTGTTTGGTCAAAGGTTAAAATATTATTTATTAAGAGGAGCTAGAAGAAGACGTACAGATGTGACATATCCAAATCCCTCATGGGGATATGGTGAAGTGTGCATATTCAACAGTTTAAGAGCGTTACAAAATGATTTAAATGCCATTTTGACTAGAGGAAATATAAATTCAAGAGATATACAGGTAACAAATAGCATACCTAATAAATATAATATTCTGAGAAAAAATATAAAGAGGGAAGTTATGGAGAATACGAGTAGTGGAAATACCTCAACAAATATCGGTAGGTTAAAGATTCAATGTTTCAGGGGGGAGGATTATATTCCAATTGATGGAGCCAGAATAACGGTAAGAACACCACAAGGATCTGAAAATGTTAATAGTATTCAGCTAGTTACAGATTCAGTTGGATTGACACAAATAATTGAATTGGCAGCACCACCTTTAGAATATTCTTTAAACCCTAATAGCAACCAAGTGCCTTACAGCTTATATGATATAACAGTTGAAAGAGATGGATTTAATCCTATAGTAATAAGGGGATGTCAAGTATTTCCGACACAAGTTGCCTATCAGATTTGTAATTTGACAAGTAACTCAGGAAGGGGAATGATGAGACAAGAGGTTATAAATATACAACCAAATACCTTAAATGGAAATTTCCCACCTAAAATACCAGAGGATCCAGAAAAGCAGTTACCTCTACCAAGTTCAGGAGTTGTATTACCTCAACCAATAGTTCCAGAATACATTATTGTACACCAAGGGGGACCAAATGATCCATCAGCGCCAAATTATAAGGTACCTTTTAAAGACTATATTAAAAATGTTGCTTCCAGTGAAATATACTCAACTTGGAATGAATCTGCTATAAGAGCAAATATATTCTGCATTGTATCATTTACACTAAATAGAATTTATACTGAATGGTATAGAGGAAAAGGAAAGAATTTTGATATTACTAGTTCAACAGCTTATGATCACGCATTTAATTATGGAAGAAATATTTACGACAGTATAAGTGCTATTGTAGATGAAATATTTTCTACTTATATAAGGAGAGTTGGAGCTAAACAACCACTTTTGACACAATATTGTGATGGAAAGAGTGTTACTTGCCCTCAGTGGTTAAGTCAATGGGGAAGTCAGCAATTAGCTCAACAAGGAATGGTTCCATATGATATTTTGAGAAATTATTATGGAAATGATATCGAATTAACTACAGCTGAAAAAGTTTCTGGAAGCCCACAGTCATACCCAGGTGAACCGCTTACTATAGGATCTTCAGGTCCAGCAGTAAGAACTATTCAGAATCAATTGAATAGAATAGCTAGAAATTATCCTTTGATACCTAAGGTTGCTGAGGATGGACAGTTCAATCAAAAGACAGCAGATGCAGTTAAAACATTTCAACAGATATTTACATTACCACAAACTGGGGTTGTTGATTATGCAACATGGTATAGAATATCAGATATTTATGTTGGAGTATCAAGAATAGCAGAGCTTAGAGATTCTTCAAATTTAAGAAGCACACTTGGAATGAATGAATTTATACCTCCGATTATACCAGGTTTAGATAATAAAAGAGGAATCCCTAAATTTTATTATTAG
- a CDS encoding radical SAM protein has product MNYLDLLNECTLCNRDCKVNRNNGEIGYCKASNNIKVAKASLHLWEEPPISQGNGSGTVFFSHCNLKCVFCQNYNISQGINANSSCSDFNKSTSVVGAEISIERLSEIFLELQEKGANNINLVTPTHYVPQIIEALKIAKKNNLTIPVLYNTNSYDSIETIKLLDGYIDVYLPDFKYFDNKYSLKYSKVNDYASNTINIIDEMLRQVGTPKFDSKGNILKGVIVRHLMLPGLLFDSKKIIDILYNRYKTDIYISLMNQYIPMFNACDYPEINKKLNPKHYDSLINYALDIGVVNGFIQDEGANISDFIPEFNLEGIEK; this is encoded by the coding sequence ATGAATTATCTAGATTTATTAAATGAATGTACTTTGTGTAATAGAGATTGTAAAGTAAATAGAAATAATGGTGAAATAGGATATTGCAAAGCGAGCAATAACATAAAAGTGGCTAAGGCTTCCCTTCATCTTTGGGAAGAGCCACCTATTTCACAAGGAAATGGTTCAGGTACTGTATTTTTTTCTCACTGTAATTTAAAATGCGTATTTTGCCAAAACTATAATATAAGTCAGGGGATTAATGCTAATTCGTCTTGTTCTGACTTTAATAAAAGTACATCAGTTGTTGGTGCAGAAATATCTATTGAAAGACTTTCCGAGATTTTTCTAGAACTTCAGGAAAAAGGTGCAAACAACATTAACTTAGTGACTCCTACCCATTATGTTCCTCAGATAATTGAAGCCTTAAAAATAGCTAAAAAAAATAATTTAACTATCCCAGTTCTTTATAATACCAATAGTTATGATTCTATTGAAACTATAAAATTATTAGATGGATATATTGATGTTTATTTGCCGGACTTCAAATATTTTGATAATAAATATTCTCTAAAATACTCTAAAGTTAATGATTATGCTTCCAATACTATTAACATAATAGATGAAATGCTAAGACAAGTTGGCACTCCCAAGTTTGATTCAAAAGGAAATATACTAAAAGGAGTTATTGTAAGACACCTAATGCTTCCTGGACTCCTTTTTGATTCAAAAAAGATAATAGATATTCTATATAATAGATATAAAACCGATATTTATATAAGCTTAATGAATCAATATATTCCTATGTTTAATGCTTGCGATTATCCAGAAATAAATAAGAAACTTAATCCAAAACACTACGACAGCCTAATCAATTATGCTTTAGATATTGGCGTAGTTAATGGATTTATACAAGATGAAGGTGCTAACATCTCTGATTTCATTCCTGAATTTAATCTAGAAGGAATAGAAAAATAA